The DNA region AAAGTTCGCCCCCGCTGCTCCCCGGGGGTCGGACCCGTGGGCTAGCGGCAGTACCTCGCGGCCAGGCCGCGTGAGGGTCATCTAGCAGTTCCGCCTTCCTAGCGTTCCAGACTGACCTCCCTCGAGTTCTCCCGGTTCAGCGCGTATTCCCGAATCTTCTCCGCGATGGGCGGGGTGTCCCGGTAAGCATCGCAGAAGCTCTCGAGAAGTTCTGTGCCCAGCGCTTTCTCCAGGTCGTGGTCGTACTGGATGTTGCGCCAGCGTTCGTCAAAGGTGATTTCCCCCTGTCGAACCGCTTCCGAGAGGCGGGTCAGGTTCGAGCTTCCAAACCGTTCCTCGAGGGCTTCCATGTTTCGGAGAGCTTGCGTGGCCTCGTTTTCCAGGGCTTTGGCCCTTAGCTCCTCGCGCAGCTCCGCAGGGATGGTTCTTTCGGTGGCGTTGGCCGCCTCCAGCAGCACCTCCACGTGACGGGGCAGGGCGTCGTCGTTGCCGACCTCCCTCATCTTCCACTGTCGGGTACTGGAGTCATACTCCGCGATCAGCACCGCGTACCCCTCCCCGCTGTGATCCTGCGGCCCCTGCAGGGGATGGTGGGAGGGGCGCCGCACCTCCAAGTGCAGGTTGCCCTGCTGATCCACCTCCCAGGACAGCCGCCCGGTGCCGGTGGTGTGGGAGAGGACGTACCTATCGTTCTCCACCGTGCCTTCGGGAAAGATGCCGCCCACCGGACCGCACATGTGCACCCGGGCGCTCAGGATCCGCATTTCCGCCTCCCGGTTGGTTTGGGACTGATGCAGCGCGTCGGCAAGCTGGTCCGGCGTGGGGTTGCCCCACTCGTGGCTGTGCGCTCTGGCCAGGTCGTGAGCAGCGTACCATTGCGCGAAGGAGGGCAAGGCAAGCTCCGGACTTTTGCCGACGTATTCCAGTTGCGGCTCGAGGTCCCTGGGTGCGGGTTCAGCCTCCTTGGCAAAGAGCTTGTAGTCGGGCAGCGCCTTCCAGGAATCGCCTTCCTGGACGAAGACCACTCCGGGGCGGCTTTCCAGGGTGTAGTGGGGGACATCGGGAACCTCCCAGCGGCGGGGGTGTTGAAACTGCCCCTCGGTGAGGCGGTCGAGTTCTTCCAAAGAGCGGACGACCGGGGCCCAGGTGGCCTCCGTGTGGCTCGGCTGGAGTTTCCACTGCCCGTTTTCGTGGACCAGGGTTTCCAGCACGGGAACCTTGCTGTCTATGTCCTGGATCAGGTACATCCTGCGGTCGGCAGGGATTTTCAGGTAGGGATCGCTGACGGGATCGGGGGTCACCACTACCTGCCCCTCTTCCCGGTTAAAGTACATCTCCGCCCGGTATTGCAGCGCCACCTCCCGCGCCTCGGCCAGGATTCTATGGGTCTGATCGTGGTACAACCCCTGCTCCTGGATGTACGCCAGGGCATCTAATTGCTGCTTGGCGAGCTGGACGCGGAAGTTGTACTCGGACTCGGGGTATACGACGTACTGTTTCCACTCCGCCCGGCTTTCCAGTTCTTCCGGGCTGAGTCTCTGCTTGCGCTCTTCTGC from Allomeiothermus silvanus DSM 9946 includes:
- a CDS encoding CRISPR-associated protein Csx16 → MIVITQHKGLVEYLEEKGFQADKVIPHATPEDIRGQDVVGVLPYHLAAEANTVTVVTLDPPPARGEDLSKDEVAARARGIETYVVLSNEKIREVFNELREYGTQLGLKDEHGVNSVLLGTLYREDSGDRLAVAANPDMARLVEQYSGKEPIERLDYVNPGTHLYGHAPMHAAAYANMVSVPEFHLTAEERKQRLSPEELESRAEWKQYVVYPESEYNFRVQLAKQQLDALAYIQEQGLYHDQTHRILAEAREVALQYRAEMYFNREEGQVVVTPDPVSDPYLKIPADRRMYLIQDIDSKVPVLETLVHENGQWKLQPSHTEATWAPVVRSLEELDRLTEGQFQHPRRWEVPDVPHYTLESRPGVVFVQEGDSWKALPDYKLFAKEAEPAPRDLEPQLEYVGKSPELALPSFAQWYAAHDLARAHSHEWGNPTPDQLADALHQSQTNREAEMRILSARVHMCGPVGGIFPEGTVENDRYVLSHTTGTGRLSWEVDQQGNLHLEVRRPSHHPLQGPQDHSGEGYAVLIAEYDSSTRQWKMREVGNDDALPRHVEVLLEAANATERTIPAELREELRAKALENEATQALRNMEALEERFGSSNLTRLSEAVRQGEITFDERWRNIQYDHDLEKALGTELLESFCDAYRDTPPIAEKIREYALNRENSREVSLER